Proteins encoded by one window of Halichondria panicea chromosome 8, odHalPani1.1, whole genome shotgun sequence:
- the LOC135339446 gene encoding D-glutamate cyclase, mitochondrial-like — protein sequence MSSIMQVDLPEDTFRPYISPKRPDDSFNMKPLEARALFRTNDYTGFTSGFCDGYTQFNIIIISSEFADDFETFCSQNSGAFPVLYRSKPGEVGAPPIAEDSNVRTDLPCYTIRKNGIRVAEAPDLSRFTPVWDYLVTFYIGCSTTFDFALIKNGVDVPNVLDIPGYKTNVCCSSVGPFQGVKMTVSMRTIAKHQLEKAFMISNQYPDYHGAPIHIGDPTRIGISGVTVPDGYVATFWACGMTVEDVILIAKPELAFSHYPGAMFIGDIKREPTSLGDAVKIIKLNKAGCEYFASVINQNSIAVFEGIQRALGIKPVNVQVNSSPLLEVTLKLSHANKVVLAYIPKHSCQHIDVLGIMVFCQALLILRKGVTLVVKKADKNLFDIAIQHMVETFHVDTPTIVTVSQNVTIEDNIPVFDCLLMTSQNCYDAVKGILDIAQKNSHTSVITLNNYHCKATEIEPDIIVTENLVNSAYALAGGLYVASTSPYHWRYKNYSINSHQQPQFSVDDFIPTNDQSQSLWKMILPKGSSGSEELPNLCPVSELRSLLNCSLLNCSLSMYADL from the exons ATGTCATCCATAATGCAAGTAGATCTACCAGAGGATACTTTTCGACCTTACATTTCACCCAAACGTCCAGATGACTCCTTCAATATGAAGCCGTTAGAAGCAAGAGCACTGTTCCGAACGAATGACTACACAGGTTTCACCTCTGGTTTCTGCGATGGATACACTCAGTTCAACATCATTATTATTTCTAGTGAATTTGCTGATGATTTTGAGACATTTTGCAGCCAAAACTCAGGTGCATTTCCTGTATTATATCGTAGTAAACCAGGTGAAGTTGGAGCCCCTCCTATTGCTGAGGACTCTAACGTCAG GACTGATCTCCCTTGTTATACAATCCGGAAGAATGGAATCAGAGTAGCTGAAGCTCCAGATTTGAGCCGATTTACACCAGTTTGGGACTACTTAGTGACTTTCTACATTGGATGCAGCACCACATTTGATTTCGCCTTAATAAAGAATGGTGTTGATGTTCCTAATGTCCTTGACATTCCTGGCTATAAAACTAATGTTTGCTGTTCGTCCGTTGGTCCTTTTCAAGGAGTAAAAATGACGGTTTCAATGCGTACCATAGCAAAACATCAGCTAGAAAAAGCTTTCATGATATCAAATCAATACCCAGACTACCATGGAGCCCCTATTCACATAGGTGATCCTACTCGAATTGGAATAAGTGGTGTAACTGTACCTGATGGATATGTAGCTACATTTTGGGCTTGTGGAATGACAGTTGAAGATGTAATTTTGATAGCAA AACCAGAGCTTGCATTCTCTCATTATCCTGGTGCGATGTTTATTGGTGACATTAAAAGAGAACCAACCAGTTTAGGTGATGCTGTGAAGATTATTAAACTCAACAAAGCCGGCTGTGAGTACTTTGCTTCTGTTATAAATCAAAACTCAATAGCTgtatttgaaggcattcagaGAGCCTTGGGGATAAAGCCTGTCAATGTACAAGTCAATTCATCCCCTCTTTTGGAAGTAACCCTTAAACTATCTCATGCTAACAAGGTGGTATTAGCATACATTCCAAAACATTCTTGTCAACATATTGATGTGCTAGGTATAATGGTCTTTTGTCAGGCTTTGCTCATTCTCAGGAAAGGTGTCACTCTTGTGGTCAAAAAAGCAGATAAAAACCTTTTTGATATTGCTATTCAACACATGGTTGAGACATTCCATGTTGATACTCCCACCATTGTAACAGTATCCCAGAATGTGACCATAGAAGATAACATTCCTGTGTTTGATTGCCTACTAATGACATCTCAGAATTGCTATGATGCTGTCAAAGGAATACTTGATATTGCTCAAAAAAACTCTCACACCAGTGTCATAACACTCAATAACTATCATTGCAAAGCCACTGAAATTGAGCCAGACATAATTGTGACTGAAAACTTAGTGAACAGTGCGTATGCTCTAGCAGGAGGATTGTATGTCGCCTCTACCTCTCCTTACCACTGGAGATACAAGAACTATTCCATCAATTCACATCAACAACCTCAATTCAGCGTGGATGATTTCATACCTACCAATGATCAG TCACAATCACTATGGAAGATGATACTGCCAAAAGGAAGCTCTGGCTCAGAAGAATTACCTAACTTGTGTCCTGTATCTGAACTCCGTAGTCTATTGAACTGTAGTCTATTGAACTGTAGTCTATCAATGTATGCTGATTTGTGA